A single region of the Nicotiana sylvestris chromosome 6, ASM39365v2, whole genome shotgun sequence genome encodes:
- the LOC138870646 gene encoding uncharacterized protein has translation MTGLSTFIVAHKLPTDPICPPVKQKLRKFKPDISLKIKEEATKQVKAKVLRVVKYPTWLANIVSVLKKDGKKAIKRQALVDHLAENPVDGEYEPRKTYFPDKEPAYCSHVEEEADGKPWFYDIKEYLTKGEYPELANPTQKRILRRFSNNFFHSGGILYRRTPDLGLVRCVDAKEASKLLEEIHVGTCDPHMNGFVLAKKILRTGYFWMTMETDCIQYV, from the exons atgactggtttgagcacatttattgtggcccacaaactgccaactgatccgataTGTCCACCGGTgaagcagaagctcagaaagttcaagcctgatataagcctgaagatcaaagaagaagccactaagcaggtcaaagctaaggttctcagggtagtaaaatatccgacatggttagccaatattgtgtcgGTGCTGAAAAAGGATggaaag aaagcaatcaaaagACAGGCACTAGtggatcaccttgctgaaaatcccgtggatggagaatacgaaccccggaaaacatattttcctgataaagag CCAGCTTATTGttctcatgttgaggaagaagcagacggaaagccttggttttatgatatcaaggaatatttgacgaaaggagaatacccagaacttgcaaatcctactcagaaacgcataCTTCGGAGGTtttccaacaatttctttcacagcggaggaatcctgtataggaggactcctgatttaggattaGTAAGATGcgtcgacgcaaaagaagcatctAAACTGCTAGAAGAAATCCACGTTGGGACCTGcgatccacatatgaatggctttgttttagcaaagaagatacttcggactggttacttctggatgactatggagacggactgcatccaATACGTTTGA